The Parashewanella tropica genome window below encodes:
- a CDS encoding GNAT family N-acetyltransferase: protein MREDLVFREASQDEISQLFDGIISEGWNPGIHDIHTYPDCESTHFLVALHQNQPVSFISYIIYQQHYAFVGCYLVPDPKQRGKGFGLAIVNHLHDKLKNLGVSLIGVDGVVAQCDNYAKKGLIDAYLHRQFYYQVQGNETVEESVSLSCPDIAILAAFESKFVPEPRLPFWQTWAVNDPSKKFACIHDSYRELSGFACLRKAVNGYRVGPIYAESVDEAKELLHGLAVQVPAESILYIDIPEGNPAGFHFIQQAELTENQFDCMRMYLGKPPQLEVKGIFGVCTLEMG from the coding sequence ATGAGGGAAGATCTGGTTTTTCGAGAAGCTAGCCAAGATGAAATATCACAGTTGTTTGATGGCATTATCTCTGAGGGCTGGAATCCAGGGATCCACGATATCCACACCTATCCAGATTGTGAAAGCACGCATTTTCTTGTCGCATTACACCAAAATCAGCCCGTTTCTTTTATTTCTTATATTATCTATCAGCAGCATTACGCATTTGTCGGATGTTACTTAGTTCCAGATCCCAAGCAAAGAGGGAAAGGCTTTGGTTTAGCAATAGTGAATCATCTGCATGATAAGCTGAAAAATTTAGGTGTATCGCTGATTGGCGTCGATGGTGTTGTGGCGCAATGTGACAACTATGCCAAAAAAGGGTTGATTGATGCTTATCTTCATCGACAGTTTTACTATCAAGTGCAAGGGAATGAAACGGTAGAAGAAAGTGTCAGTTTATCTTGTCCTGACATTGCTATTTTAGCTGCATTTGAAAGCAAGTTTGTTCCTGAACCAAGATTACCATTTTGGCAAACGTGGGCAGTTAACGATCCATCAAAGAAATTTGCTTGTATCCATGATAGTTATCGGGAGCTTTCAGGCTTTGCTTGTTTAAGAAAAGCAGTAAATGGTTATCGGGTAGGCCCCATTTATGCCGAGAGTGTGGATGAAGCTAAAGAATTATTACATGGTTTAGCAGTACAAGTGCCAGCAGAAAGCATACTCTATATTGATATTCCTGAAGGGAATCCCGCTGGCTTTCATTTTATTCAACAAGCCGAACTTACCGAAAACCAATTTGACTGTATGAGAATGTATCTAGGTAAGCCGCCGCAGCTTGAAGTAAAAGGGATCTTCGGTGTGTGTACGCTTGAAATGGGTTAA